One part of the Paraburkholderia flagellata genome encodes these proteins:
- a CDS encoding Do family serine endopeptidase codes for MLRRFWLFFAQAVTVLLALMFIIATLKPQWLQHQGQFGKQLAEPIVALREVAPGIGGGAAQGSYADAAQKAMPAVVNVFSSKDGSLPPDPRQNDPLFRYFFGDRNKNQKQHEQPAANLGSGVIVSPDGYILTNQHVIDGADQIEIALSDGRTTNAKVIGIDPETDLAVLKINLPNLPTITLGRMDQTRVGDVVLAIGNPFGVGQTVTMGIISALGRNHLGINTFENFIQTDAPINPGNSGGALVDVNGNLLGINTAIYSRSGGSLGIGFAIPVSTARSVLESIITSGSVTRGWIGVEPQDVTPEIADSFGLKEKSGAIVAGVLQGGPADKAGIKPGDVLTSVNGEAITDTTRLLNVIAQIKPGTDAKIHLVRKNKDMDLDVLIGKRPPPPKQPAQEDGEGDDDGG; via the coding sequence ATGCTTAGACGCTTTTGGCTGTTCTTCGCCCAGGCGGTGACGGTCCTGCTGGCGTTGATGTTCATCATCGCCACGCTCAAACCGCAGTGGCTGCAGCACCAGGGGCAGTTCGGCAAGCAGCTCGCCGAGCCGATCGTCGCACTGCGGGAGGTGGCGCCAGGCATCGGTGGAGGCGCCGCCCAAGGCTCTTATGCGGACGCCGCCCAGAAGGCCATGCCCGCGGTCGTCAACGTGTTCTCCAGCAAGGATGGGTCGCTGCCGCCCGATCCCCGCCAGAACGACCCGCTATTTCGCTACTTCTTCGGCGATCGCAACAAAAACCAGAAGCAGCACGAGCAACCTGCCGCCAACCTCGGTTCGGGCGTCATTGTCAGTCCGGACGGTTACATTCTAACGAACCAGCACGTGATCGACGGCGCGGACCAGATCGAAATCGCGCTTTCCGACGGCCGCACGACCAACGCGAAGGTGATCGGCATCGATCCGGAAACCGATCTCGCGGTGCTCAAGATCAACCTGCCGAACCTGCCCACCATCACGCTCGGCCGCATGGACCAGACACGCGTGGGCGACGTTGTGCTCGCCATCGGCAACCCGTTCGGCGTGGGACAAACGGTCACGATGGGCATCATCAGCGCGTTGGGCCGCAATCACCTCGGCATCAACACGTTCGAAAACTTCATTCAGACCGACGCGCCGATCAACCCGGGCAACTCGGGCGGCGCGCTCGTCGACGTGAACGGCAACCTGCTCGGCATCAACACGGCCATCTACTCACGCTCGGGTGGCTCACTCGGCATCGGCTTCGCGATTCCCGTTTCCACGGCGCGCAGCGTGCTGGAGAGCATCATCACCTCAGGCTCGGTCACGCGCGGCTGGATCGGCGTCGAACCACAGGACGTGACGCCCGAGATCGCCGACTCCTTCGGGCTGAAAGAGAAGTCGGGCGCGATCGTCGCGGGCGTGCTGCAGGGCGGCCCCGCCGACAAGGCCGGCATCAAGCCGGGCGACGTCCTCACCTCGGTGAACGGTGAGGCCATCACGGACACCACACGCCTTCTGAACGTGATCGCGCAGATCAAACCGGGCACCGACGCGAAGATCCACCTCGTGCGCAAGAACAAGGACATGGATCTCGACGTGCTGATCGGCAAGCGCCCGCCGCCGCCGAAGCAGCCGGCTCAGGAAGACGGCGAAGGCGACGACGACGGAGGCTGA
- the tatB gene encoding Sec-independent protein translocase protein TatB — protein MLDLGLTKMALIGVVALVVLGPERLPRVARTAGALFGRAQRYINDVKAEVTREIELDELRRMKTEFEEAAQNVEKNVQDNLRKHETELNDAWNAGTSVSPSIAGGADPASAEGAAANLVNGAATQSGWRSGNAGASGAKRKNWRVKRSAAPVWYKRATLRRTRVQSGAARVAQHTPASLRRPTRFF, from the coding sequence ATGCTCGATCTCGGTTTAACCAAGATGGCGCTGATCGGCGTCGTCGCGCTGGTCGTTCTCGGACCGGAGCGGCTACCGCGTGTCGCACGCACGGCGGGCGCGCTGTTCGGGCGCGCGCAGCGTTATATCAACGACGTCAAGGCGGAAGTCACGCGCGAGATCGAACTCGACGAGCTGCGCCGCATGAAGACCGAGTTCGAGGAGGCGGCGCAGAACGTCGAAAAGAACGTTCAGGACAACCTGCGCAAGCATGAAACCGAGTTGAACGACGCGTGGAACGCGGGCACGTCGGTGTCGCCGAGCATCGCGGGCGGCGCGGATCCTGCCAGCGCGGAAGGCGCTGCCGCCAACCTGGTGAATGGCGCCGCGACGCAGTCGGGCTGGCGCTCCGGCAACGCGGGCGCGAGCGGTGCGAAGCGCAAGAACTGGCGCGTGAAGCGAAGCGCCGCGCCTGTCTGGTACAAACGCGCTACGCTGCGCCGCACGCGGGTGCAATCCGGCGCTGCGCGCGTGGCACAGCACACGCCGGCGAGCTTGCGCCGGCCCACGCGCTTCTTCTGA
- the tatA gene encoding Sec-independent protein translocase subunit TatA, producing the protein MGSLSIWHWLIVLLIVALVFGTKKLRNIGSDLGGAVKGFKEGMRENEGAGADTQKRELPANGGAVDVEAKDKTQRSNDYR; encoded by the coding sequence ATGGGTTCGTTGAGCATTTGGCACTGGCTGATCGTCTTGTTGATCGTTGCGCTTGTCTTCGGCACCAAGAAGCTGCGCAATATCGGTAGCGATCTGGGCGGTGCGGTGAAGGGTTTCAAGGAAGGCATGCGCGAGAACGAAGGCGCCGGCGCCGACACGCAAAAGCGCGAGCTCCCGGCCAATGGCGGCGCAGTCGACGTCGAAGCCAAGGACAAGACGCAGCGCTCGAACGACTACCGCTAA
- the tatC gene encoding twin-arginine translocase subunit TatC produces MSDPQQKLEEGSEETFISHLVELRDRIIRAGLAVIVVFIGLVYWAPDIFRLLARPLMQNLPRDGKMIVTDVTGSFFVPMKVTMLVAFVIALPIVLYQIWAFVAPGLYQHEKKLVVPLVASSYTLFLCGMAFAYFVVFPTIFRVMAHYNAPLGAEMTTDIDNYLSFVLTMFIAFGVTFEVPIIVVLLVRMGIVTVKKLKQIRPYVIVGAFIVAAVVTPPDVFSQLILALPLIILYELGIIAARIFVGTGEKKSVDESQAAS; encoded by the coding sequence GTGAGCGACCCCCAGCAAAAACTGGAAGAAGGCTCCGAAGAGACCTTCATTTCCCATCTCGTCGAACTGCGCGACCGCATCATTCGCGCAGGCCTTGCCGTGATCGTCGTGTTCATCGGGCTCGTGTACTGGGCGCCCGACATATTCCGTCTGCTTGCGCGTCCGCTCATGCAGAACCTGCCGCGCGACGGCAAGATGATCGTCACCGACGTGACCGGCTCGTTCTTCGTGCCCATGAAGGTCACGATGCTCGTGGCCTTCGTGATCGCGCTGCCGATCGTGCTCTACCAGATCTGGGCGTTCGTCGCTCCCGGTCTTTACCAGCACGAAAAGAAGCTCGTCGTGCCGCTCGTGGCGAGCAGCTACACGCTCTTCCTCTGCGGCATGGCGTTCGCGTATTTCGTGGTGTTCCCGACCATCTTCCGCGTGATGGCGCACTACAACGCGCCGCTCGGCGCGGAGATGACGACCGATATCGACAATTACCTGAGCTTCGTGCTCACCATGTTCATCGCGTTCGGTGTGACCTTCGAGGTGCCGATCATCGTCGTGTTGCTCGTTCGCATGGGCATCGTCACCGTGAAGAAGCTCAAGCAGATCCGGCCCTACGTGATCGTCGGCGCGTTCATTGTCGCGGCCGTCGTGACGCCGCCGGACGTGTTCTCGCAGCTCATTCTCGCGTTGCCGCTCATCATCCTGTACGAGCTTGGCATTATTGCGGCGCGTATCTTCGTCGGTACTGGAGAGAAGAAATCCGTGGACGAGAGTCAAGCCGCAAGCTGA
- a CDS encoding histidine triad nucleotide-binding protein — MSHDRSTCLFCKIADGHIPSARVYEDDEFVAFRDIRPAAETHVLVIPRQHISTLADCGENDAPLLGRMFVLVARLAKELGVSYTGGETGFRTVVNTGPGGGQEVYHLHAHLLAGPRPWHRMG, encoded by the coding sequence ATGAGTCACGACCGCAGCACCTGTCTCTTCTGCAAGATCGCCGATGGCCATATTCCCAGCGCGCGGGTGTACGAAGACGACGAGTTCGTCGCCTTCCGCGACATCCGGCCTGCAGCAGAAACACACGTCCTCGTCATTCCGCGCCAGCATATTTCCACCCTTGCCGATTGCGGTGAAAACGACGCACCGCTGCTTGGTAGAATGTTTGTGTTGGTCGCGAGGCTCGCCAAGGAACTGGGCGTCTCGTACACGGGCGGCGAAACCGGGTTTCGCACGGTGGTGAATACGGGGCCGGGCGGCGGGCAGGAGGTCTACCATCTGCACGCGCATTTGCTGGCCGGGCCGCGTCCGTGGCACCGCATGGGCTGA
- a CDS encoding Nif3-like dinuclear metal center hexameric protein: protein MDRIELELYLNNLLESARFKDYCPNGLQVEGRRRVEKIATGVTASLAFLEAALEWGADAVLVHHGYFWKNEAPQITGRKYRRLKTLLANDINLFAYHLPLDNHPELGNNAQLGARFGWIGEQRFGEQDLGWMATLPMPITLAHFTAEVEQTLGRTPLVLGDPDWQLRRVAWCTGAAQSLFDAAIDAGADVFLTGEISEQTTHTSAESGVAFLAAGHHATERFGVQAVGAHLSEAFNIEHLFIDVDNPV, encoded by the coding sequence ATGGATCGGATCGAACTGGAATTGTATCTGAACAATCTTCTGGAATCCGCGCGGTTCAAGGACTACTGCCCCAATGGTCTGCAGGTCGAAGGGCGGCGTCGCGTGGAGAAGATCGCCACGGGTGTGACCGCTTCACTTGCCTTCCTCGAAGCCGCGCTCGAGTGGGGCGCCGACGCCGTGCTCGTGCACCACGGCTACTTCTGGAAGAACGAAGCGCCGCAGATTACGGGCCGCAAGTACCGGCGCCTGAAGACGTTGCTCGCGAACGATATCAACCTGTTCGCCTACCATCTGCCGCTCGACAACCATCCCGAGCTGGGCAATAACGCGCAGTTGGGCGCCAGATTCGGCTGGATCGGCGAACAACGCTTCGGCGAGCAGGATCTTGGCTGGATGGCCACGCTGCCCATGCCGATCACGCTCGCGCACTTTACCGCCGAGGTCGAGCAGACGCTCGGCCGCACGCCGCTCGTGCTTGGCGACCCCGACTGGCAGTTGCGCCGCGTGGCCTGGTGCACAGGCGCGGCGCAAAGTCTCTTCGACGCCGCGATCGACGCCGGCGCCGACGTCTTCCTCACCGGCGAGATCTCCGAGCAGACCACGCACACGTCGGCGGAAAGCGGAGTGGCGTTCCTCGCGGCGGGCCACCACGCAACCGAGCGCTTCGGCGTGCAGGCGGTGGGCGCGCATCTCTCGGAAGCCTTCAACATCGAGCATCTTTTCATCGACGTCGACAATCCCGTTTGA